A single genomic interval of Antechinus flavipes isolate AdamAnt ecotype Samford, QLD, Australia chromosome 1, AdamAnt_v2, whole genome shotgun sequence harbors:
- the LOC127554433 gene encoding transmembrane reductase CYB561D2: MALTVETESRIYRGLRTASGAAAHLVALGFTVFVAVLARPGSSLFSWHPVLMSLAFSFLMTEALLVFSPESSLLRSFSRKGRARCHWALQLLALLCALLGLGLIVYNKEQQGKVHLATWHGWAGLLSVLWAGLQCTGGLVLLYPKLLPRWPLAKLKLYHATSGLVGYLLGSTSLLLGMCSLWFTTTLVGGAWYLAALCPILTSLVVMNQVSNAYLYRKRIQP; this comes from the exons ATGGCTCTGACCGTGGAGACTGAGTCGCGTATCTACCGGGGCCTGCGCACCGCTTCGGGAGCCGCCGCCCACCTCGTAGCCCTGGGCTTCACGGTCTTTGTAGCCGTGCTGGCCCGGCCCGGCTCTA gTCTGTTCTCGTGGCACCCAGTGCTTATGTCTTTGGCT TTCTCCTTCCTGATGACAGAAGCGCTGCTGGTCTTCTCCCCAGAGAGCTCCTTGTTGCGATCCTTCTCTCGAAAGGGCCGGGCACGATGCCACTGGGCCCTGCAGCTGCTGGCCCTGCTGTGTGCCCTGCTGGGCCTGGGCCTGATTGTCTACAACAAGGAACAGCAGGGCAAAGTTCACTTGGCTACATGGCATGGGTGGGCAGGGCTGCTGTCAGTGCTGTGGGCCGGGCTGCAGTGCACAGGTGGGCTAGTGCTGCTCTACCCCAAGCTGCTCCCACGGTGGCCACTGGCCAAGCTGAAGCTGTATCACGCCACCTCAGGGCTGGTGGGTTACCTGCTGGGAAGTACTAGTCTCCTCTTGGGCATGTGCTCCCTTTGGTTCACCACCACACTGGTGGGTGGTGCCTGGTATCTGGCTGCTCTCTGTCCCATTCTTACCAGCCTGGTGGTCATGAATCAGGTGAGCAACGCCTACTTGTACCGCAAGAGGATCCAGCCGTGA